One Gordonia zhaorongruii DNA segment encodes these proteins:
- a CDS encoding MlaD family protein codes for MILRYTLSILATVAVLVVSVAYLAGGVLNVRPFTDKTTITITAPKTNGLHAGSAVVYRGVPIGDVEKVSYTGDAEVLVTVSYDAAYRIPVNSDLVIENQSMLGETAMYLAPAAAGGPYIGDGRELSARVVEVPASVPELLGSARTVLDQVDPSLVNDLVDTVAQALAGTKDAVQRLTPAAQLVSATMIYSQPALVKIIRNATTMMADGEWIGSAMRPTKPELLMAGQNLYDVITHVKPFADFTNGGEVIAQRWKPTLERSAETVGELVPPISRFAQTLVPTARTAGSAIFSDLNIATLLEQAMRMLPGDALRLAITPK; via the coding sequence ATGATCCTTCGGTACACGTTGTCGATCCTCGCCACGGTCGCGGTGCTGGTGGTCTCCGTCGCCTACCTGGCCGGGGGAGTGCTCAACGTGCGCCCTTTCACCGATAAGACCACGATCACCATCACCGCGCCGAAGACCAACGGCCTGCATGCGGGGTCGGCGGTCGTGTACCGAGGCGTCCCGATCGGGGATGTCGAGAAGGTGTCCTACACCGGCGACGCCGAAGTCTTGGTGACGGTCTCCTACGATGCTGCCTACCGGATCCCGGTGAACAGCGACCTGGTCATCGAGAACCAGTCGATGCTCGGCGAGACGGCCATGTACCTGGCGCCTGCGGCGGCCGGCGGACCGTACATCGGGGATGGACGGGAACTGTCGGCGAGGGTCGTCGAGGTGCCTGCGTCGGTACCCGAGCTCCTCGGATCCGCGCGGACGGTTCTCGATCAGGTCGATCCGTCTCTGGTCAACGACCTCGTCGATACGGTCGCGCAGGCATTGGCCGGAACGAAGGACGCGGTGCAGCGGCTGACGCCCGCGGCGCAGTTGGTGTCCGCGACGATGATCTACTCGCAACCCGCACTGGTGAAGATCATTCGGAACGCGACCACGATGATGGCCGACGGCGAGTGGATCGGCTCCGCCATGCGCCCGACTAAACCCGAACTGCTGATGGCAGGCCAGAACCTGTACGACGTGATCACCCATGTGAAGCCGTTCGCCGACTTCACGAACGGCGGTGAGGTGATCGCGCAACGGTGGAAGCCGACGCTCGAGCGGTCGGCGGAAACCGTCGGTGAACTCGTCCCCCCGATCAGTCGGTTCGCGCAGACGCTGGTGCCGACTGCCCGCACGGCAGGCTCGGCGATATTCTCCGACCTCAATATCGCGACGCTGCTGGAGCAGGCCATGCGGATGCTGCCGGGAGATGCCCTGCGGCTCGCGATCACACCGAAATAG